AGTTTGCCCGTGTCATCGCAGCTCATGTTAAAGTCTCCAAGCACACAACGGGCGCGCGTTGTGATGACCTTCGGCGCTATGACCGACTTTTGtatgcctatgatgaagagtACAATTAAGGTTACTGTGGCCGCTGCGAAGATTGGGTGTATCCAGAGGGATTCCGTCAGAGACACAACGGTGGTGTGGGGATCCCTCAGCCAGTACCAGGCCCCGATGGCCGTGCATATCGACATGGCGGACAGGAGAATGCGCCATCGGCACGTCGGTCTGTACGAGAGAACCACTTCGGTGAGTCGCAGCTCGAAAGCCTTCAGATCTTCGTCATCGGAGGGTTCCATTGCATCGGTTTTCTCATTGCTCGTAACCGATTTGATGAGTTTAAATTTGTCCAGGTTATAGAATTTTGAGTAATTGTGTGTGTAGATACATAGATTTTGACAGAATTTACAAAGTACTTTCTTTTTATGTTGCCACCGAATATGTACGAATGTGTACTAAAGATGTAAGAATATTCAATGAGATGGATGTACATAGATGCAGCAATTCGGAATCCTCAAATTGTATGTTCATGTAAAAGATATAATATGTATTTATTCCCAGAATCGAAAGTGCTGGTAGTTTGTAAAACACGTCTAAATATAGCTCCATGGCCGTAATACCTTTTGGCACACCGCACGCATGCGCAGCTATTTTACGTCCTGGGCACGCACGTTTGTGGCAGCAGATCTGCTAGCTCTCGTTCACGTGTGGCAGTCGCAAACAAAGCACACAGAAACGTGAGTGGCAGGGTGGGATGGCCGAgaggcaggaggaggaggaggaggaggaggagagcggTCTGGTGGCATTGGCGTTTCATTCATTAATACACGCACACAAACGTGCGCTGCCTGGAAAGCCACTGGAATGTTGCATGTTCCGCCACCACCAACTTCCAGTCTACGGGTTGGCTCCTTTGAGTGTGTGTATCCGTGTGTTTTAGTCAGTGTGCGTGCGCACTCGTCGCGCCTCCACACCACTTGGCAGCCttctgccaccgccaccgccgctgctgccgctgcccgagctgatgctgcttctgctgctgcggctgctgctgctgctgctgctcttgccCCCAGTTACTGCAGCCTGAGCTCGGTCCATCCGAGTATCACTCATTCGTTCGCCGCCCGCCTCGCTGGTTCAGCTTTTCAGCTGCGCGTCCACGCCGAGTCGCCGTCCGTGCCATCCATCCTGGAGCGTTTATTCGTCGTGCCAGTGGTCTTCAGTTTGAGTGCTATCCAAATAGTGTCCAAATAACTTTGACAAGCGAATATGTTGCAAATTGTTGCTCCAGTGCCGTGACCAGAGCCCAATAAAAAAGTGACGGGGCCATTAAGCCGATTTTCGCCATTTCCATCGTAAACATAAAACTTGCTCGGCCGCAGCACatttaaatttgtttaaaaattGATTGCAAAAATGTGCTAGCAACAATTAGCATTCCTCGGTTCGCGGTCGTTACAGCGATTTTCTGTTACGCTGCGCCTCTCCAGTTGGGATTATCGACGGCTGCCCCACTGCAACAATACCAGCGGCAAAACGGATAGCTGCCAGAGGTGAGTGGCAGGCAGCAGATCCTTGCGATGAGTCGTATGATTCATAACCCTTCAAAGTAACCTTCCCTCCAAACACCAAACAAAAAGAAGTGTACAAGCAAACAAGTGAAATTCAATGCGAATTGTAGTAGGCGATGATCGAgggaaaatgcatttgaaaAACATGTGTACGACAAACAAAGAAGCCACCAGCCATGGCATCCAGAGTCCAgagtcgtcatcgtcatcgtcatcgagGGCATGTCACAGCCGCAGTCTGTAATATGACGCCCACAACCCGAGGCTGCCGTCGGCGGAGGTTACTTCTGCGCCGTCccgaaacgaaaaaaaaaacagaaattaTTCTTtagcaacaataacaataaaacGAAATAATACAGCCCCGAAAAAAAACCCATAAACCGAAACGCCCCACTGCCAAATGCAAATATTAAGGCACAGCCACAAACATTTTATAATTATGAAAAGGGAAAAGCAGCAAATCGAATTGCGTTAAAAAGAAACCCCTCTCGGGCCAGACATTCCAGATCCTGTGTCGCTGTGGTCATCGGCCCGACTTTTCTACAGAATCCACTGTAGTCCCCATAAAAAACAAGTCAACTCAACGGTTCTTTTCGTTCTTTTTAATGGTCCCCGCTGCGGATCGATGGCATTATAGAGAGCAAAATCTGATACCAGACAATTTCGCCTGTTCATTAAGCTCCTGGCTCCACCTGCAAAACATTCGAGTTTTCTGACTTTTTCATTTGATATTATTTGGAACAGATTTTGGTGTTTAACTCAATAGTAATCTTAAATCTCAGATCAATATTATCTGTGTGTAGTGTGTATTTGTTAAAAAAAAGAATAGAGCAGGAAAAATCGGTTCTAAGTGTACTCTTTGAGTCATTTTAAAACGTTTCTTTCGCTCTTACAATAATGATGGTAGTACTTATCTgatttaaagattttgttgATAAAAATAGCTATGGAAATGTCACGAGTATAATCATATAACGAGTATGTTGAAAGGAAAAGTGTCAGCTTCATCTCATATTCACATTTCAATAACAAAGACAAAGAAGACTTTGTCAATCTAAGTCCCAAATATATCCAAGTGTTCAGTCCGGTCAGGGTCCAGTCCAGCCGTAGAGACCAGGCTCCAGACGAGGTCTTTACAATGACCAACGAGAGTTGCCGAGACAGTATGCATTTCAAGTTGAATGTAGAATATGCAAATTGCGCATAGCTAATTTGCATTTATGACAAAAATAATAACTAATAATCTGGCAGGAGGGGGGTGACGGCGGACGGAAACCGAGACGGAGATGGAGACAGAGCAGGCCAGAGCCGCCCGGGCcggaccagaccagaccagaccaggcgACAATGACACACGAAAGATATGCGGGAAATTTACTATAATACTTCCAGGAAGCCAGAAAGAGAGTGCCGACCCGAGAGGCGAAAagcacaaacaaacaaaacagcATTCGGCAAGGGATATTGGTGTTGTGCAGCGACCAGCGGTACCAGCGTTGTACCAGAAGTGACCATGACGGGTCGCCAACTCCACAACTCCACAACTCCACAAGTCCACAAGGTGTCGCGCGCGCCAAGCAAATTAGCGGCTGTGTCCAATTTGAAAACGAGCCTCAGACCCTCGAGAGGATGTCAGTCCTTTAGAAACCCAGacacatatatatttatatggcCATGTAggagtacatatgtatttatgtgccactatgtgtgtgtgtgcatgctGGTGTCTCTGCCTAGCCCTAGGGTCTCCTTGTCACGTGAAATCAAATCAAGCATTACAATTTCACGCTCAATCGGCAATGTAATTGAGCCGCACAGCCGTGCCTGTTCCTGTGCCCCATCACCAGCCCCTTGCAGAACTCCTTTCGGCATTCAAGGCCCAACTGCCGCCACTATGTCTGCCACAAATCCAATTGGTTGACATCGCCCTGCCACGAATCCGGGACTGAAGCGTTTTTCCGGTTGTGCAGCTTCCGTAAGAGTGGGTCGGGGGCAGCACTGGAGCGTGGCTTGCAGCTGGAGCAACAGTTGAACAATTTTCACACCCAAAAATTTGGATTATATATAGAATATTTTCTTAATTTTTACAGCTACTTGTTTATGGCCTAATTTATGCGCTCACACGAGCTGCAGCATCGTGGCACACATTTCCGTGTTTTGTTGGGCATTTCAACTCTGACGCTCAGCCTTGGTTTCGGGATAGTCCTGTCCGCATGTCCTGTGGCCATTGTTTAGATCACGTCCCCGCACCGATATCGAATCTGATCGATCTCTAACCGAAGCCGCAACTTTGTTTCCAAGTGAACAGCCACATAGCTCGGATACTTGCTGGTGTGTCCTTTGTGCCTGTTTCCTCGTCCTCCTGTTAGACTTCGTCTTGCCATCCCGCTATCGGATAACAGGCCCGCATACGCGTTTCATATTCATGCCTGTGCACATATCTGTATCTTTGGCGCTTCAAACTTGTAAGTTTTTCCCTCTTCTTGTGTTTATGAGAAAAGGGTTCGGGATTTTTGTGCCGAAAATATGGGAATCCTCGTGTCCAACTTGCATGTGTGCATACGAGTATTATGCGATCATCGAACGCCTTCAGATACGCATCTCGATCTGTGGGCCGGGCTGACATGCGAGCATGGGAATGCATGGGTTGAGGGATGCTTTGTCCCGGCCCCTAGACTAAGATCATAGAAATATTTCATCTCACAATCTtgtaatatatttttttttctgagAAGCgctttttattaattttttttgtgtagTGATCTTTAATATTTTCATGTATTTTTCTTTGAAATGTTGGCATTACATTATGGAGAATGTATGTATTATAAATGATTAGATCCATGCTTGGTTAGATCCATCTATTTGGCTTTAAGTCTTTAACTCTTAAGGAGGTTCTTAAAAGGCTACAATTTTGATTCTTATATGCTTAATATCATCTTAAAAGGGCGGCTTTGTTTTAGACCCGATCTAGTTTTGTGTCTTGAATTCTGTTGACTTCGGAGGCGCCGGAGCCATGATTCACACTTTGTTTTACTATCTGAGGTGGGAGGGCCTACTGTATGTactgtatatatgtacatatgtatgtatatccgTTGAGAATATTTCAAATTTTTGCACGTCGAGCGATGATAGTGGCAGATTTAGCAGCAGAGGCCGTGGTAgagccagcaacaacatcgcATTGCACAGCTGAGGGCGAAATTGTGCTTCACTTGCAAGAAAACACAAACGTCATAGCCGATTAGCTCATCGACGCCAGCACCATAcaaaaaagacaaaaaaagaagaagccaAAACATTGTAAGAGACAAATAGCAGCTGAAAAGAGCCAATATCGACAACGGCACCAGCCAACATCAACAAATCAGCAACACGTGCCACGGGGCCGGCTGACAAGTGCCAGAAGATACCAGGCGTGATCGGCCATAAGTCGATCAATGAATGAATCGCGTAAGACGAGAGTCCAAAGAGTGGAGTGACCACAGCAACAAAGGCAAGCGATGACTACAAAAAGGGCAGTCCAAATTTTAGTGCTGATCCAAGCATAAGCTCAGATAGTGGTACGAGTACATGCACAATATCTGATTCAGGGGTCAACTTTTGGCTTATATAACTTTTATTGTAAGAGTCTGGGGGGTACTGGCGTCGCCTTCTGATTGGGCTTGGCTCAGCAAATGTCGCGGCAAAGAAAGCCGAAAGAAAGTCGCTGCAGTTCGAGTGAAATGCAACACTTTTTGCCAACTCCGCAGAAGTCATGGCCGATCCGGGCTCGGCGgctgtttgtttattttgagCAGCGTCTTGGCCCCATCACATGTGACATTGTCCGCAGCGAAGGCGACATTGGAACCGTAGCCCCCGAGCCAAGAGCCAAGAGCCCAATCAAAAGTAATCTAAGGCAGAGCAagcggagcagagcagagccgaACCGAACCGTTCTGACCAGGGCAGCGTCGTCGGCGTCAGCGATGACGGCCGGAGCGTTTTAGTTGCGGTCAGCTTAGTGTCGAATCAAGTCGCACTGCACCCAGTGACCAAGTAGTTGCTGGAGTCGCTGTCGTCGTTGTCGCGCGCGTTTTATGTGGCATAATTTACGATCTCGCGGACGTTCTGCAACTCCAGAATCTTGGCCGTCGACTCCCTCAAGCGATGCAGCCTGCACTCAAAGCCACTTGCTTATGAGATGGATCCCAAAAGTAATCATTAGCCCCCGGACTAAGCGAGGTTTAGCGGGTCTGCAGCTGCATTGGCCAGCCCCTGCCCTCAGTGTGTTTGTTTTTACAGTGTCTCGGGGTTCTTGTTTTTctgttgttcttttttttcctctttttttggTTCTCGTTTGTACTCGTATTGTTTGCATATACGGTAGCCACCGAAAATGATTTGTTTTGTCTGCCCCAGACGACAGGCAACACGCTGAAGGGTGGCGGAGGGGAGGTTTCCGGGCGGGGCCGATTTTGTCTGCCCCCGCAATCATGCCTCCTTCGGTGGCAAAGTGCATTTTGAGTTGTGTTTGTAAAATATTGAGTTACACTTTCAGTAGTAAAGCGTGGCAAGTGTGGACCGTTCTTTATGATGTGCATATAGGAAGAGAAAACCCTAAAATATTAGAAACAACTTTGGACGCGACTTAAAAGAGTGTCAAAATAAAGAACGTATCTTTGTGTTAGAACAATTATTAACTCGCAATGTCTTTTTCGTTGATGTCCATGTGAaagtttttttaaattaaaattgtATTGAAGTTAGCAAAACAAGGTTTTATAAACTTTGAAATTAAAGTTTGTCAAAGActtataaaatttaaattcCAAGAAAAAATACAAAAGTTTTAAAACAATTAAATTATTTCAGAAAATCATATTTTTTGTAAATCAGAAACGAACAAATTAAAtacttttcgttttttttaaGCTAAGGATttacaaaattaaaaattatattGCTAAAAATAGGGAGAGATACATTTTTGAAtatgtttaaaaaaaaaaaacatagtCTTAAATACAACAATACAGGGATTTTAGGGATTTTGTTGGATTGTAAGGTGAAGAAATACGCGACTTCAacagtatatgtatattttaacATTATACTGTCACATtatattttaatttgtttgtcGTATTTAATTAGTTTTCTTGAGTACATATTTATGGACAAAACAGCAAATTTTAAAATGAGGGAAATAAACGAAATTTACATTTTTATGAGCTGCATAAAATGGTTAAACATTTCTAAAGgggaaataaaatatttacgaGTTATTCAAGAAACGAAGAAAAATATGGCGGCCATGTCAATAGGAGGAAAACCCACTCGTGCACCAACACAATCGCAAAACTGACATTGAATTTTGACAAGCGGAAGAGCCCAACAGACAACACACACAACGACACAAAAAATAACGTGCGTAAGAGGAAAGGGAAAT
This region of Drosophila miranda strain MSH22 chromosome 2, D.miranda_PacBio2.1, whole genome shotgun sequence genomic DNA includes:
- the LOC108155998 gene encoding nuclear envelope phosphatase-regulatory subunit 1 homolog, whose translation is MEPSDDEDLKAFELRLTEVVLSYRPTCRWRILLSAMSICTAIGAWYWLRDPHTTVVSLTESLWIHPIFAAATVTLIVLFIIGIQKSVIAPKVITTRARCVLGDFNMSCDDTGKLILKSRQSYDGTT